Proteins encoded within one genomic window of uncultured Desulfobacter sp.:
- the tatA gene encoding twin-arginine translocase TatA/TatE family subunit has product MIGGLGMPELIIILVIILIIFGAGKLPEIGAGLGKGIKNFKKATKEPIDDDKEKDPEKIDKD; this is encoded by the coding sequence ATGATTGGTGGTCTAGGAATGCCGGAGTTGATAATAATTCTGGTGATTATCCTTATAATATTTGGCGCGGGTAAGTTGCCTGAAATCGGTGCCGGTTTAGGAAAGGGCATTAAAAATTTCAAAAAAGCAACAAAAGAGCCCATTGATGACGACAAGGAAAAGGATCCTGAAAAAATAGATAAAGATTAG
- a CDS encoding MoxR family ATPase, protein MTKHQDARFQGAQKYVLDPELASIVNISMALEMPLLLKGEPGTGKTMLAHAIADTLNMQLIILNVKSSMKLVEALYQYDTLTRLNDSRFGDSTRDVSNIDEYIKMGKIGQAFCAEKRTVLLIDEIDKADTDFQDDMLDVLDQMQFDIIETDNTISAVHRPVIIITSNAKKDLSDPFLGRCNFHHIAFPDPKMMRKIIQVHFPDIDSKLAENAINAFYAARNIDGIEKKPATRELINWIRALQADPDFRAQDLLKGGLPFLGVMFKKSPDYERAKNMTGRPRRF, encoded by the coding sequence ATGACAAAACATCAAGACGCACGCTTCCAAGGGGCCCAAAAATATGTACTCGACCCGGAACTTGCATCCATTGTCAACATATCCATGGCCCTTGAAATGCCCCTGCTTCTAAAAGGGGAGCCCGGCACCGGCAAAACCATGCTGGCCCATGCCATTGCTGACACCCTGAACATGCAGCTGATTATCCTCAACGTCAAATCCAGCATGAAACTGGTAGAAGCCCTCTACCAGTACGACACACTTACCCGCCTCAATGACTCCCGGTTCGGTGACTCCACCAGGGATGTCAGCAATATTGACGAATATATAAAGATGGGAAAAATCGGCCAGGCCTTCTGCGCTGAAAAGCGCACCGTCCTGCTCATCGATGAAATTGACAAGGCTGATACGGATTTTCAGGATGATATGCTCGATGTTCTGGACCAGATGCAGTTTGACATCATTGAAACGGATAACACCATATCCGCCGTGCACAGGCCTGTGATCATCATCACATCCAATGCAAAAAAAGACTTGTCCGACCCCTTTCTCGGCCGTTGCAATTTTCATCACATTGCGTTTCCCGACCCCAAAATGATGCGCAAAATTATCCAGGTCCACTTCCCGGACATTGATTCAAAACTGGCGGAAAATGCCATCAACGCATTCTACGCCGCCAGGAACATTGACGGCATAGAAAAAAAGCCCGCCACCCGGGAACTGATTAACTGGATACGTGCGCTTCAGGCGGATCCGGACTTCAGGGCCCAGGATCTTCTCAAAGGCGGTCTGCCGTTTTTAGGGGTGATGTTTAAAAAAAGTCCGGACTATGAACGGGCCAAAAACATGACCGGCCGCCCCAGGCGGTTCTAA
- a CDS encoding TatD family hydrolase yields the protein MILFDSHCHIDDKCYDNDRGKVMDRSRREGVLAVMVVGVDRETSQKAIDIASRFDHIYTSVGIHPHDAVQCSAQVLNELRQLVLTHDCIKAWGETGLDFNRMFSPQEDQEACFSAQLAMAGKLDLPLIFHERDSKGRFYEILKSDGPKSRKGVVHCFSGTKDEMFKYLDLGYYIGITGILTILQRGEYLRSIVPLVPKDRLLIETDAPYLTPKPQKNKHRRNEPAFVRSVMECLATVRKEDPDQLAAAIFKNTLDLYNIPADPAWPEK from the coding sequence ATGATTCTTTTTGACTCCCATTGCCATATTGACGATAAATGCTACGATAATGATCGGGGCAAGGTTATGGACAGATCGCGCCGGGAAGGGGTGCTGGCCGTAATGGTGGTCGGCGTTGACAGGGAAACCTCCCAAAAGGCCATAGATATCGCATCCCGGTTTGATCATATTTATACCTCTGTCGGGATTCATCCCCATGATGCGGTTCAGTGTTCCGCCCAGGTGCTCAATGAGCTTCGACAGCTGGTTCTGACCCATGACTGTATCAAGGCCTGGGGGGAAACCGGACTGGACTTTAACCGCATGTTTTCACCCCAGGAGGACCAGGAAGCCTGTTTTTCGGCCCAGCTTGCCATGGCCGGAAAGCTGGACCTACCGCTTATTTTTCATGAGCGGGATTCCAAAGGCCGGTTTTATGAGATATTGAAATCAGACGGGCCTAAGTCCAGAAAAGGGGTGGTTCACTGTTTTTCCGGCACAAAAGATGAGATGTTTAAATACCTTGATCTTGGGTATTATATCGGTATTACAGGGATTCTTACCATCCTCCAGCGGGGTGAGTATTTGCGCAGTATTGTTCCTTTGGTCCCTAAAGATCGGTTGCTCATAGAGACGGATGCCCCCTATCTGACCCCTAAACCCCAGAAAAACAAGCACCGGCGTAATGAACCGGCGTTTGTCCGCTCCGTGATGGAATGTCTGGCAACGGTGCGCAAAGAAGACCCGGATCAGCTGGCCGCGGCCATATTTAAAAATACTCTGGATCTTTACAATATACCGGCAGACCCGGCCTGGCCGGAAAAATAA
- the ftsE gene encoding cell division ATP-binding protein FtsE, whose product MRANGGKANIIRLFNVTKRYGGKLALNNISLDIKPGEFIFISGPSGAGKSTLLKVLYLAERVSEGQILIDGMNLARVSSTKLPFLRRRFGMVFQDFKLIPSRTVFENVALVLKVAGEKQSYIKKKVMHVLRVTGMEKKANHLPPTLSGGEQQRVAVARAVVGEPSIILADEPTGSLDNESAQRVLDLLLGYHQNGATILMASHNLDQMSLFGKGRNIALEDGTLKGISTILC is encoded by the coding sequence ATGAGGGCGAACGGCGGCAAAGCCAATATTATCAGGCTGTTTAATGTGACCAAACGCTATGGCGGCAAGCTGGCTCTAAACAACATCTCCCTTGATATCAAGCCCGGCGAGTTTATTTTCATTTCCGGGCCTTCCGGGGCCGGCAAATCCACGCTGCTCAAGGTTTTATACCTGGCCGAGCGGGTCTCCGAAGGACAAATTCTCATTGACGGCATGAACCTGGCGCGGGTTTCATCCACAAAACTGCCTTTTCTACGGCGTCGCTTCGGCATGGTATTCCAAGATTTTAAGTTGATTCCCAGCCGTACGGTCTTTGAAAATGTCGCCCTTGTACTCAAGGTTGCCGGAGAAAAACAGTCCTACATAAAAAAAAAGGTGATGCACGTACTCAGGGTCACGGGCATGGAGAAAAAGGCCAATCATCTGCCCCCGACCCTGTCGGGCGGAGAACAGCAACGGGTCGCCGTGGCAAGAGCCGTGGTCGGCGAACCATCTATTATCCTGGCAGATGAACCCACGGGCAGCCTGGACAATGAATCTGCCCAGCGTGTCCTTGATCTGCTTTTAGGATATCATCAAAATGGGGCCACCATCCTCATGGCCAGCCATAACCTGGACCAGATGTCCCTTTTTGGCAAAGGACGAAACATCGCCTTGGAAGACGGGACACTTAAAGGAATATCAACCATTTTATGCTGA
- the ftsX gene encoding permease-like cell division protein FtsX, producing the protein MMRFLSKALTDIRSNRFLNIITIMTIALSILLVSVFMLFFENASRVLSAWNQGGRAIVYLSESFTPAMLPNVKDQLMSIGGIEETTFIPKTQALEQLKKEMGARTQFLSTLQENPLPDAIEITIADHSNFEQIQKTADRIETLDIVDTVEYGQGWLGRFFKLFNLFKMTGYAMSGLFLMIALFITANTVRITFYARQAEVEIMRLVGATDGFIKTPFYVEGLLQGFFGGVLGIIILLSGYLTLSSGISQNMSAYVYLDIHFLSWPAMAIILFSSTFLGWFGCFISLKQILK; encoded by the coding sequence ATGATGCGATTTTTAAGCAAAGCCTTGACCGATATCAGGTCCAACCGATTTCTAAACATAATCACCATCATGACCATCGCCCTTTCCATCCTTCTGGTGTCGGTTTTCATGCTTTTTTTCGAAAATGCCAGCCGGGTTCTTTCTGCCTGGAATCAGGGCGGACGGGCCATCGTTTACTTGAGCGAATCTTTCACCCCTGCCATGCTGCCCAATGTAAAAGACCAGCTTATGTCCATAGGCGGCATTGAAGAAACAACGTTTATCCCCAAAACCCAGGCACTGGAACAGTTGAAAAAAGAGATGGGGGCCAGAACCCAATTTCTGTCAACTCTCCAGGAGAATCCACTCCCCGATGCCATTGAAATCACCATAGCCGACCATTCAAACTTTGAACAGATTCAAAAAACAGCCGACCGGATTGAGACTTTGGACATTGTAGACACAGTAGAGTATGGACAGGGATGGCTGGGCCGCTTTTTCAAACTGTTCAATCTCTTTAAAATGACCGGCTATGCCATGAGCGGTCTGTTTTTGATGATCGCCCTGTTCATCACGGCCAACACCGTACGCATAACCTTTTATGCAAGGCAGGCTGAAGTGGAAATCATGCGCCTGGTGGGCGCAACTGACGGGTTTATCAAAACCCCTTTTTATGTTGAAGGACTCCTCCAGGGATTTTTCGGCGGGGTTTTGGGTATAATCATTCTTTTATCAGGTTATTTGACACTATCTTCCGGCATTTCCCAGAATATGAGCGCCTATGTGTATCTGGACATTCATTTTCTTTCCTGGCCGGCCATGGCAATCATTTTATTTTCCAGTACCTTTCTAGGTTGGTTCGGATGTTTCATTTCATTGAAGCAGATTTTAAAATAA
- a CDS encoding peptidoglycan DD-metalloendopeptidase family protein encodes MFHFIEADFKIRAGIIACITAAAVILGLTDPCYTQVLYKGKINAAKLNVRAAPDNLSKVVVVLNKGERVNVLEMKGGVGGWLKVEYQGMQGYIRNRSRYILLKPLAPHPTQKAHPPKISRTNQSKQAVIAKQIQEENRKVQKFSQQEMQILDGLDQIDMALNQARLAARDLRREAIVLSQEIEKTQTRIADLNKSMKATRDYAGKRLNALFRMHMIGRLEMAGPPSSLFDFVITQNALKKVVESDFSLLEKQTRNLKELKGLEQDLNSQHKLKAGLEEQLAYEIKIRKNEALKKERILKEIQRRKRLSLAAKHSLEVSSRALNQTISAITPPAAPARVTSSFANQKGRLQSPVTGKIISKFGTKRKGDYNAFTFQSGIDIKADRGTPVKTVFSGEVIFAQWLKGYGNLMIINHGNSYYTLYAHVEELYKKKGERVDTGEIIGTAGDTGSIKGSCLHFEVRHHGKPVDPLKWLKKGA; translated from the coding sequence ATGTTTCATTTCATTGAAGCAGATTTTAAAATAAGGGCCGGCATTATTGCTTGTATTACGGCGGCGGCCGTTATTCTGGGCCTGACAGATCCATGTTACACACAGGTTTTGTATAAGGGCAAAATCAATGCAGCCAAACTCAATGTCCGCGCAGCTCCCGATAACCTGTCTAAGGTGGTGGTGGTTCTAAATAAAGGTGAACGGGTGAATGTTCTGGAGATGAAAGGTGGTGTCGGTGGATGGTTGAAGGTTGAATACCAGGGCATGCAAGGATATATCAGAAACCGCAGCCGCTATATTCTTTTAAAACCTTTAGCGCCGCATCCAACACAAAAAGCCCACCCCCCAAAAATATCCAGGACAAATCAATCCAAACAAGCAGTCATTGCAAAACAGATTCAAGAAGAGAACCGGAAAGTTCAAAAATTTTCCCAGCAGGAGATGCAGATTCTTGACGGACTTGACCAAATTGACATGGCCCTGAACCAGGCCCGGCTGGCAGCCCGGGATTTAAGGCGAGAGGCCATTGTCCTCTCCCAGGAAATTGAAAAAACCCAGACGCGCATTGCAGACCTGAACAAATCAATGAAAGCCACACGGGACTATGCCGGAAAACGATTGAATGCCCTTTTCCGCATGCACATGATAGGCCGTCTTGAAATGGCCGGTCCCCCATCATCTTTATTCGATTTTGTCATCACCCAGAACGCACTCAAAAAAGTCGTAGAATCAGATTTTTCCCTGCTCGAAAAACAAACCCGGAACTTAAAGGAACTTAAAGGCCTTGAACAGGATCTGAACAGTCAGCACAAGCTGAAAGCAGGTCTTGAGGAACAATTGGCATATGAAATTAAAATTCGCAAAAACGAAGCTCTAAAAAAGGAAAGAATTCTTAAAGAGATCCAACGCCGCAAGCGCTTATCCCTGGCGGCGAAACACTCCCTTGAAGTGTCATCCCGGGCCCTTAACCAGACCATATCCGCTATCACGCCCCCGGCCGCCCCCGCACGTGTAACATCCTCCTTTGCAAATCAGAAGGGCCGGCTTCAGTCCCCGGTAACGGGTAAAATCATTTCAAAGTTCGGCACCAAACGCAAAGGCGATTACAACGCCTTCACATTTCAAAGCGGAATTGATATAAAGGCGGATCGGGGTACACCCGTAAAAACCGTTTTCAGCGGCGAGGTCATTTTTGCCCAATGGCTTAAGGGTTACGGCAACCTGATGATCATCAACCATGGGAACAGTTATTATACCCTTTACGCCCACGTCGAAGAGCTGTACAAGAAAAAAGGCGAGCGGGTGGACACTGGGGAAATCATCGGCACGGCAGGAGATACCGGCTCCATCAAAGGATCGTGCCTTCATTTTGAGGTCCGTCACCACGGCAAACCCGTCGATCCCCTCAAATGGCTGAAAAAAGGAGCATGA
- a CDS encoding S41 family peptidase → MRKTNWAVLIRFWLTVAMILTLIAGSAYAAEEKTYQSLKLFADVLEELETNYVDQVKPEELVHNAIKGMVGNLDPHSSFMPPDAFGDLKDDTKGEFSGIGIVITVKDGILTVVSPIEGTPAYAAGITAGDIIVKIDDVSTKDMAMWEAVNKMRGPRYEEVKITIIREKAPAPLTFTLKRDIIPMTSVRSAMLTPGFGYLRITNFRMNTLDDVTEQLSALEKQGDGLKGLIIDLRDNPGGLLDQAIRISDLFIDKGTIVSIKGRIKKNNQEFKAHPNFPERNYPIVTLINGGSASASEIVAGALKDNARSLIIGTTSFGKGSVQTVRPLKDGFGLKYTIARYYTPSGHSIQAKGILPDIRVESGTVAPPQKEESPFDQMLKEKDLKNSLKPEEGETKTKKKSQKDAEIEKLNKDVQVKRALDILISYGVFSKLNGTN, encoded by the coding sequence ATGAGAAAAACGAATTGGGCCGTATTGATTCGGTTCTGGCTGACTGTGGCTATGATCCTGACGCTGATCGCAGGTTCAGCGTACGCAGCTGAAGAAAAAACATATCAATCCTTAAAACTGTTCGCCGACGTCCTGGAAGAGCTTGAAACTAACTATGTGGACCAAGTCAAGCCCGAAGAGCTGGTACACAACGCCATAAAGGGGATGGTGGGCAATCTTGATCCACATTCCAGCTTCATGCCCCCGGATGCCTTTGGAGATCTTAAGGACGATACCAAAGGGGAGTTTTCCGGTATCGGGATTGTTATTACCGTGAAGGACGGCATTCTTACGGTCGTCTCACCCATTGAAGGCACCCCTGCCTACGCGGCCGGTATCACAGCCGGTGACATTATCGTCAAAATTGATGATGTTTCCACCAAGGATATGGCCATGTGGGAAGCCGTGAACAAAATGAGAGGACCGCGGTACGAAGAGGTTAAAATCACCATTATCCGGGAAAAGGCTCCCGCTCCGCTGACATTTACGCTCAAGCGGGACATAATCCCAATGACCAGTGTACGCTCGGCCATGCTCACTCCGGGGTTCGGCTATTTAAGAATTACCAATTTCAGAATGAACACCCTAGATGATGTGACAGAACAGCTGTCAGCCTTGGAAAAACAGGGAGACGGCCTGAAAGGACTGATCATTGACCTTCGGGATAATCCGGGGGGATTGCTCGATCAGGCCATTCGAATTTCCGACCTGTTTATCGACAAGGGAACCATTGTCTCCATCAAGGGGCGCATCAAAAAGAACAACCAGGAGTTCAAGGCCCATCCGAATTTTCCGGAACGCAACTACCCCATTGTCACGTTGATCAACGGCGGTTCAGCGTCAGCTTCCGAGATCGTTGCAGGAGCCCTTAAAGATAATGCCAGATCCCTGATTATCGGCACAACATCCTTTGGCAAAGGGTCTGTGCAAACCGTGCGTCCGCTCAAAGATGGATTCGGCCTTAAATACACCATTGCCCGGTACTATACCCCCAGCGGACATTCCATCCAGGCCAAGGGCATCCTGCCGGACATCCGCGTGGAATCCGGAACAGTGGCGCCCCCCCAAAAAGAAGAATCCCCCTTTGACCAGATGCTCAAAGAAAAGGATTTGAAAAACAGCCTCAAACCCGAAGAGGGAGAGACAAAAACCAAGAAAAAATCCCAAAAAGATGCTGAAATCGAAAAACTCAATAAAGATGTCCAGGTAAAACGCGCCCTTGATATTCTCATCAGCTATGGTGTGTTCAGTAAATTAAATGGCACAAACTAA
- a CDS encoding divergent polysaccharide deacetylase family protein — translation MAQTKSTGGTKKTSKTAPQKSTKIKNKTGSAKKTGTKKIAKKKSPGVLDEVKKTVLGIAILVSVCLTVAMLADIFLQAGRPVPPEPQSAPKTPPVAQPKAPGPEPPETKHPVTAEPKIISKAKGLKEKDHAPGKSSINKTPVSKEGSAIVYEVYDDVNPTPPKKVVPPKKVNFVPQIAIIIDDIGYNKKLAMGLFNVNKNITFAILPFSPFGTQLARSLSEKGAELMLHLPMEPTQYPKVNPGPGALLSSMSPDELLTQLRKDIHAVPGTVGVNNHMGSRLTADSDKMNQIFTVLKQNNLFFIDSRTSVESKGEQSARMFHLKFSHRDVFLDNFQNVEYISGQIKKLIKQANDHGSAIGIGHPHQATLDALKRELPKLKGKVRLVTASRLVEVPKS, via the coding sequence ATGGCACAAACTAAATCCACGGGCGGCACAAAGAAAACCTCAAAAACCGCCCCCCAAAAAAGTACAAAAATAAAAAACAAGACTGGGTCAGCCAAAAAGACCGGAACAAAAAAAATTGCTAAGAAAAAAAGCCCCGGGGTCTTGGATGAAGTGAAAAAAACGGTACTTGGCATTGCTATCCTTGTATCGGTCTGCCTGACTGTGGCGATGCTGGCTGATATTTTTTTACAAGCCGGTCGCCCGGTCCCCCCGGAACCTCAGTCCGCCCCCAAAACGCCGCCTGTGGCACAGCCAAAAGCCCCGGGACCGGAGCCCCCGGAGACAAAACACCCGGTAACCGCCGAACCTAAAATCATATCCAAAGCCAAAGGCCTCAAGGAAAAAGACCATGCACCCGGCAAAAGCAGTATAAACAAAACGCCGGTATCCAAAGAGGGCTCGGCAATTGTTTATGAAGTATATGATGATGTAAACCCGACGCCCCCTAAAAAAGTCGTGCCGCCTAAAAAGGTTAATTTTGTACCTCAGATTGCCATCATCATTGATGATATCGGCTACAACAAAAAATTGGCCATGGGCCTCTTCAACGTAAATAAGAATATCACCTTTGCCATCCTGCCCTTCTCTCCTTTCGGAACACAGCTTGCCCGCAGTCTGTCGGAAAAAGGGGCAGAATTGATGCTGCATCTTCCCATGGAGCCGACCCAGTACCCCAAGGTCAACCCCGGGCCGGGCGCGTTGTTATCTTCCATGTCCCCGGATGAACTTTTAACCCAGCTTCGAAAGGATATCCATGCGGTTCCCGGTACAGTGGGTGTAAACAACCATATGGGATCCAGACTTACGGCGGATTCAGATAAAATGAATCAGATTTTCACGGTGCTCAAACAAAACAATCTGTTTTTTATTGATTCCAGAACATCTGTTGAATCCAAGGGCGAGCAATCCGCCCGTATGTTTCATCTGAAATTTTCCCACAGGGATGTGTTTCTGGATAATTTCCAGAATGTCGAGTACATTTCAGGTCAAATCAAAAAACTGATCAAACAGGCCAATGACCATGGCAGCGCCATCGGTATCGGTCACCCCCATCAGGCCACCCTGGATGCCCTGAAACGCGAGCTTCCAAAACTTAAGGGAAAAGTACGTCTGGTAACGGCCAGCAGGCTGGTGGAGGTGCCGAAAAGCTAA
- a CDS encoding YkgJ family cysteine cluster protein: MTEHVLDSLLKNYTDLIKRVDEHIQRLSRVHKDLLACKKGCDECCRHLSLFPVEAFSLSRAFSRLDAGCRGKVLEQAQQNDRACPLLVDHVCLVYEARPIICRTHGYPLYMEKEGRAVVDFCPKNFKGVKTLDHSDMLDLDRMNTLLNAVNSHFISYFEDGLPDRIPVDQALELYQAL, translated from the coding sequence ATGACCGAGCATGTGCTTGACAGTCTACTGAAAAATTACACGGATCTGATCAAACGGGTGGATGAACATATCCAAAGGCTATCCCGGGTCCATAAAGACCTGCTTGCCTGCAAAAAAGGGTGTGATGAATGCTGCAGGCATCTGTCTTTGTTTCCGGTTGAGGCTTTTTCCTTGTCAAGAGCCTTCAGTCGCCTGGATGCCGGATGCCGGGGAAAGGTACTTGAACAAGCACAGCAGAACGATCGTGCATGTCCTCTGCTTGTGGATCATGTTTGTCTGGTTTACGAGGCCCGTCCCATTATCTGCAGGACCCATGGATATCCCCTGTACATGGAAAAAGAGGGCAGGGCTGTGGTGGATTTCTGCCCTAAAAATTTTAAGGGCGTAAAAACACTGGATCATTCTGATATGCTTGACCTTGACCGGATGAACACCCTTTTAAACGCTGTAAACAGTCATTTTATCAGTTACTTTGAGGACGGACTGCCTGACCGGATACCTGTGGACCAGGCCCTGGAATTATATCAGGCCCTTTAG
- a CDS encoding IS66 family transposase produces MNKTSVREEVDRVKQEFEQLSLAGKVTPEVKVLMNSMLLVVELILSVFLEKQTRKNSKNSSLPSSQTDRDETAKPTSTGKGKGKKVSGEISNTRVNETVTIAKAETCDVCGTPLDQTPCQGLERRTKIDIVFEKVVEHIDAEIKECPNCKATAKGHFPEDMPGSLQYGNGLKAFAIHLIISQMVALNRVQKQISAMIGTVISEATLLKFVWRLYQSLEEWETKSIESILHAPSIHVDETSFRVEGKNHWIHVYSSGGITLKLLHRKRGKEAIVDLNIIPRYGGVIIHDCWASYLSYDHCGHGLCGSHLLRELTFIVDSNQYKWAINMKKLLQETCHIVSKREDKCLTDKEYANLQKRYRNILTRGDKELPEIPPKPKGKRGKIAKSDAHNLWERLKKYETAVLLFARESYVPFTNNRAERDLRMAKVKQKISGCFRRRHYAHAYCRISSYLQTMASQGINPLVAIQMALTGKLTDMGE; encoded by the coding sequence ATGAACAAAACCAGTGTTCGAGAAGAAGTCGATCGTGTGAAGCAAGAGTTTGAGCAACTGAGCTTGGCAGGCAAGGTAACTCCTGAGGTAAAGGTGTTAATGAATAGCATGCTTCTCGTTGTGGAATTGATCCTGTCTGTTTTTCTCGAAAAGCAAACTCGCAAAAACAGCAAAAATTCAAGTTTGCCTTCTTCTCAAACGGACAGAGATGAAACTGCCAAACCGACTTCTACCGGCAAGGGAAAGGGCAAAAAAGTCAGTGGTGAAATCAGTAACACCCGTGTTAACGAAACTGTCACCATTGCCAAAGCTGAAACCTGTGATGTCTGCGGCACACCTTTGGATCAAACTCCTTGCCAGGGGCTCGAACGGCGGACAAAGATAGACATCGTTTTTGAAAAAGTTGTAGAGCACATTGATGCCGAGATAAAGGAATGTCCCAACTGCAAGGCGACGGCAAAAGGGCATTTTCCCGAAGACATGCCCGGAAGTTTACAGTACGGCAATGGACTCAAAGCTTTTGCCATTCATTTGATAATCAGTCAAATGGTTGCTCTCAATCGGGTTCAGAAACAGATATCTGCCATGATCGGCACTGTTATCTCCGAGGCAACTTTGCTCAAGTTTGTATGGAGGCTTTATCAATCTCTTGAGGAATGGGAGACAAAATCCATTGAAAGTATCCTTCATGCCCCTTCCATTCATGTGGATGAGACATCATTCCGGGTGGAAGGTAAAAATCATTGGATTCATGTATATTCTTCAGGAGGAATCACGCTAAAATTACTTCATCGAAAGCGGGGCAAGGAGGCGATTGTTGATTTGAATATCATTCCCCGCTATGGTGGGGTGATCATCCATGATTGCTGGGCATCATATTTATCATATGATCATTGTGGACATGGACTTTGTGGTTCGCACTTATTACGGGAACTGACCTTTATTGTTGATTCCAATCAATACAAGTGGGCCATTAATATGAAAAAGTTATTGCAGGAGACTTGTCATATTGTGTCCAAGCGAGAGGATAAATGCCTTACCGATAAAGAATATGCAAATTTGCAGAAACGCTACCGCAACATTCTTACACGTGGGGATAAAGAATTACCGGAGATTCCGCCAAAGCCAAAAGGTAAGCGTGGAAAGATAGCCAAATCAGATGCTCATAATCTTTGGGAAAGGCTGAAAAAATATGAAACAGCGGTATTGTTGTTTGCCAGAGAATCGTATGTCCCCTTTACCAACAATCGGGCGGAGCGTGATCTCCGCATGGCAAAGGTGAAACAGAAAATATCAGGATGTTTTAGGCGCCGGCATTATGCTCATGCCTATTGTCGAATTTCAAGCTATCTGCAAACAATGGCAAGCCAGGGTATCAACCCGCTTGTGGCTATTCAGATGGCTTTGACAGGTAAACTTACAGATATGGGTGAGTAG